One window of the Lytechinus pictus isolate F3 Inbred chromosome 5, Lp3.0, whole genome shotgun sequence genome contains the following:
- the LOC129260556 gene encoding uncharacterized protein LOC129260556, giving the protein MGEWIAENTIGKWQHRLDSSGHERLDEHGIEGKQYSCEGRSYVWQKNNSSHIYDPFREDEPRVCALESLNPNSTMRKKLCKGQSFDTSDIEFNVDVLYNYPSSLPPENDLEEYFVFDDIHGDPYDPVKGDEYLLCLDFSGDVSDAVLTVMGKHRRKWRFMRAKQHRLGQRQPVRVDSMEDTLNKLKKSDGPGKPKTLVIPKSNTTSAIGKRDGDKTPCGAFRPIQSDPVLGTQMENPSKETSTQCNVQKTNTRGVKGGMLNRQKRTMSMPEPPTKGKLKKLQSQISSVFKKRESYPHDEAYTRYSRKRYVSSSSSSSPETSPIIVSYLSSPEDCEDVEPFGKIDIDVEELEKEASEFEDIVEPRWVSQSSILLTHGLVHQNSQEECTETDEWFVSKSGEYMYLIKDSDADGEGMGLSSSTHDSSAVNVELVPESHAAISGEKGIGSAASSCDGERSEGVSGSDAQLRISRHCTSSLTLGTMNNEFQLTEAKLGAVSPDTVGPGAVVQAHGFVELCTYSDDIINHESPVVEISEQGYVTAPETDNTPECQESVPCDDDDENDNTSVYSSCDDETMTGKLSRDLHVPSPGIVSMDMENVIVTASLPVGANLVPKPDSIPMLMDAPPPGDTTPLDGDHSEKDGGKPEGAEDGQEGQQEDGEVNYSQHVAASLVNNTMAIMLLVDHKL; this is encoded by the coding sequence ATGGGTGAATGGATTGCTGAAAATACGATTGGTAAATGGCAGCATAGACTTGATTCATCCGGTCATGAACGTTTGGACGAACACGGAATAGAAGGAAAGCAATACAGTTGTGAAGGAAGGTCTTATGTATGGCAGAAGAACAACTCGTCGCATATTTATGATCCTTTTCGCGAAGATGAGCCGCGAGTTTGTGCTCTGGAGAGCTTGAACCCAAACAGCACAATGAGGAAGAAGTTGTGTAAGGGCCAGAGCTTTGATACCAGTGACATAGAGTTCAATGTTGATGTTCTTTACAACTATCCAAGCAGTCTTCCCCCAGAGAATGACTTAGAAGAATACTTTGTGTTTGATGATATCCATGGTGACCCTTATGACCCGGTGAAAGGGGATGAATATTTACTGTGCCTGGACTTCTCTGGTGATGTCTCTGATGCTGTTCTGACAGTCATGGGGAAACACAGGAGAAAATGGAGGTTCATGAGGGCCAAGCAGCACAGACTGGGCCAACGCCAACCTGTCCGTGTTGATAGCATGGAAGACACATTGAACAAACTTAAAAAGTCTGATGGACCTGGTAAGCCAAAGACGCTGGTGATACCAAAGTCAAATACCACATCAGCCATCGGAAAAAGGGACGGAGATAAGACTCCCTGTGGTGCCTTTAGACCGATCCAATCAGACCCAGTGTTGGGCACCCAGATGGAAAACCCTTCCAAAGAAACATCCACTCAGTGCAATGTTCAAAAGACAAACACCCGAGGAGTGAAAGGTGGCATGCTGAACAGGCAGAAGAGAACTATGTCGATGCCTGAGCCACCGACTAAGGGCAAGCTCAAGAAACTACAAAGTCAGATATCATCAGTATTCAAGAAGCGGGAGAGCTACCCCCATGACGAAGCTTATACCAGGTACTCCAGGAAGCGatatgtttcttcttcttcctcttcatctCCAGAGACCTCCCCCATCATTGTTTCCTACCTTTCATCACCAGAAGACTGTGAGGATGTCGAACCATTCGGGAAAATAGACATTGATGTCGAGGAGCTAGAGAAGGAAGCGAGTGAATTTGAGGACATTGTAGAACCGCGGTGGGTGTCTCAATCAAGTATATTATTGACACATGGTCTGGTTCATCAAAACAGTCAAGAGGAATGTACCGAGACTGATGAATGGTTTGTTTCGAAGTCGGGagagtacatgtacttgatcaAAGATTCAGATGCGGACGGTGAAGGGATGGGATTGTCTAGCAGCACACATGATTCATCTGCAGTCAATGTTGAATTAGTTCCTGAGAGTCATGCTGCCATCAGTGGTGAAAAAGGGATAGGTTCTGCTGCTAGCAGTTGTGATGGGGAAAGATCAGAAGGTGTGAGTGGAAGCGACGCTCAGCTGCGGATCTCCCGGCATTGTACTTCTTCACTCACTTTAGGGACCATGAATAATGAATTCCAATTAACTGAAGCAAAACTTGGTGCTGTAAGCCCAGACACTGTTGGCCCCGGGGCAGTAGTTCAGGCTCATGGGTTTGTTGAATTGTGCACTTACAGTGACGATATCATTAATCATGAGAGTCCCGTAGTGGAGATTTCAGAGCAAGGGTATGTGACTGCTCCAGAAACAGACAATACACCTGAATGTCAGGAATCTGTACcatgcgatgatgatgatgaaaacgaCAACACTAGCGTTTATTCTTCATGCGACGATGAAACCATGACCGGTAAACTTTCCAGGGACCTACATGTGCCCTCTCCAGGTATAGTCAGCATGGATATGGAGAATGTGATCGTCACTGCGTCATTGCCGGTTGGTGCTAACTTGGTACCTAAACCGGACTCCATACCCATGTTGATGGATGCTCCTCCCCCTGGGGACACCACACCTTTGGATGGAGACCATTCTGAGAAGGATGGTGGCAAACCTGAAGGAGCGGAAGACGGTCAAGAAGGGCAACAGGAGGATGGGGAAGTCAACTACAGTCAACATGTTGCTGCATCCCTCGTCAACAACACCATGGCCATCATGCTTCTTGTAGACCACAAGTTGTAA
- the LOC135154093 gene encoding uncharacterized protein LOC135154093, translating to MGDISAATTSFKITVRGVHQEISLNIGDEELECGVGGGGGIGEEGAEEVVEEECKGVEEDEKEGRKKRKKRRGRWRRKRRRRRRLRRRNKKKKEMKKKEKKKEEEEEEQGEEEGGRGRRWGSGKRRKKKEEKERRRRENRRKEKEGEERGGAGGREEINFV from the exons ATGGGAGACATTAGTGCCGCTACAACAAGCttcaaa ATTACTGTCAGGGGAGTGCATCAGGAAATCTCTCTTAATATAGGAGACGAAGAACTGGAATGtggagtaggaggaggaggggggataGGAGAAGAAGGAgcagaagaagtagtagaagaagaatgtAAAGGAGTAGAGGAGGATGAGAAGGaggggaggaagaagaggaagaaaaggaggGGAAgatggaggaggaagaggaggaggagaagaagactAAGGAGgaggaataagaagaagaaggagatgaagaagaaggagaagaagaaggaggaagaggaagaagaacaaggagaagaagaaggaggaagaggaagaagatggGGGAGTgggaagaggaggaaaaagaaggaggagaaggaaaggaggaggagggaaaatagaagaaaagaaaaagaaggagaagaaagagggggagcgggaggaagagaagaaataaattttgtatga